TCCCCACGTGATCATTATACGGGCAATCCATCTTCTAGCTCCGTAACGGTTCAGCAGCATATTGCTCGGAACTTCGCAAAGGAAGTATGGGAGGGCGAAGATAGAAGTGAGCATACCGAACGCAACCATCGATATACCCAGCTCTTTGTTCATTGTTAGTGCGGCATAGCTCACGGTTGAACGGTCGATCATGTTGATAAAATAAAGCACGCATATGAACGGCAACAAACGCCATTTTACTCTACGTATCGTTCTTCGCCCGATAGCATCCATTTGACTCAGCGCCACAGTACTTGTTTGACTCATGAAATTACCCCCTTCTCATTTTTCAATGCTTTAAACCATGACCTGTTGGCTCCCTATGCCATGGCACCCTTTATACCGATAAACGTTATCGTGATCGAACAGATGCCAGAATTAGGTACTTGCGTCCGGCGGTGGGACCTCATGGTCATGTTTGTAACATTCGCCAGATTTGGAGGTCAAATTAGAACTTCTGATACTTCACTTTACGAAAACTTAATTAAGGGATAAACAAAGATGCTTGGAGCCAAGAAACTCGCTGCTAGAGGGAGCCGGGATCGAACCTGTCCGTGATTTCTGTCAGAACAGCCTGCGAGCCTGAATAGTTTGCAAGTTTCTTGAAAACCAGCGAAACGAATCCACTCTGGTGTGGTTGCAAGTTTTTGTCCTTTCTTACCACCACGGCGGCATAATCGGGTTCGATGATATGATCCAATGGAATTATCTCAAATCGCTTATCCAACAGCGACTCACACCCCAATCCTCTGGCACACAAAGCAATCCCCAGACCCATTTCGACATATCGCACAGATAAAAAGAAATTTGAAGCCTCCATGGAGATTCGATATGGAATACCCAAGGCTTCAAATTTTTGTTCCAGATGATGCCCCGCGTACTTCATGTGTTTAGGGGGCAGTATGAGAGGATAGCGCGCTAAATCTTCGAGGAGTACGCGTTTTCTTCCTGCCAAGGGGTGTCCTGACGGGGTGACGAGTAAGGTATTAGTCTTTCTGAACCTGATAGCCACAAGGCCCTTGGGTACCATCGATTCCATGGCAACCCCTAAATCAATCTCTCCGGTCTTTACCAGATCGATGACTTCGGACGGCGCCCGTTCAATGACCGTTAACTGGACGTGCGGGAAAAGTTGGGAGTACTCGCGAACGACTTCGGGAAAAAAGTAGTACAGTAAAGCAAATTGGGCCGCTATCCTCAATCTGCCGGAGTGTAGCCTCCCAATCTCCTTTATCTCGCTCACGAGTTGCTCATGTTCGCCTAAGAGCTTCTGAGCAAATTGGAGGAACCTCTCCCCTGCGGGGGTCAAAACCAGTTTCTTTTTCCCTATTCGTTCAAAGAGCAAGCATCCAAATTCTTTCTCGAGGGCACTAATCTGCTGGCTCAATGCGGACTGGGTTCTGAAGGTCGCCTCTGCCGCCCTTGTGAGGCTACCAAGGTTTGCCACCTGATAGAATCCGACGATCTGTTGCCACTCCACTGAAGCCTCCGGAGCATGGGCAATTACGCTAGCTCAAAGTATATTGAGAGAAACGAATGATGTCAACCAAATGTGCTCAAATGGACCAATGGGGTTCTGGGGGACAGCGAAAATTGGTTGAAGCGGCGGTACGCGAATCCTTCTTATTTTGCTCTTGAATGGGTCCAGGCGACTATACCGCCTTCCATTATTGCCACGTTATTCCAGCCATGGGCTTCGATAATCCGCTCCGCTTCATAAGCCCGGAGCGAAGTTTTACAGTAGACAATGATTTCTTTGGTTTTGTGCTTAGGCAGTTCGTTGAGTCTCTTCCTTAGCTCGCCCAAAGGGATAAGAGTCTCGCCGATACCGAGGCGGAGGGCTTCGAATTCGCCCGGGGTACGGACATCGAGAAGAAACATGTCATCCCCTCTATTAAGTTTCTGTATGACATCCTCAGCCGTTATCCCTCTCATGCGCCCCTTTATCTTATTCTCCATTACGTGGGCACAGGCGATGAAACTGTCTATCGCCTGAGCAAAAGGAGGGGCATAGGGAAGATCAAGGTTCACCAATGTTTTCACGGCCATCCCGCCCTGAATCGCTATGGCCGCCTGGGCGACTTGTTTGCTCACATCGCCGGGGCCTACACATTGAAATCCGATGATCTTCTGGGATCTATTATCCACAATCATTTTTGAGATAACCGTTTTGCCGTTCATGAATCCTGGTTTGTCGAGTCCCGCATAGATAACAGCGGTGGTGTCATCATAGCCCAACTCCTTGGTCATGTCCTCCGTTAAGCCTGTAGCTCCTGCTGCATAGTCGAAAACCTTGCAGATACCTGACTGAATGGTGCCAGGAAAGGTCACCTCATTGCCAACAACTGCATTCTCACCGGCTACGCGCCCCTGAAGATTGGCCAGATCACCATACGGGACGTACCTATTGCGTCCTATAATCAGATGATACTGTTCAGTACAATCGCCTGCTGCGTATATGTCGGGGTCAGATGTCTGCATATATCGATCGACCACGATCCCTCCAGCCTTACCAATCCTTAAACCTGCATTACGTGCAAGCCCCACATTCGGACTCACTCCCGTGGCTATTACTGCAAGTTCGCACGGAAGTTCCATTCCGTTTGTCAACTTCACGGCCACGAGTGATCCGTTCTTGCCCAGAAACTTGGTAACCCCCATATTTGTAATTACGCTCGCACCCTTTTCTCTGATGTGGCCTTCT
This DNA window, taken from Syntrophorhabdaceae bacterium, encodes the following:
- a CDS encoding LysR family transcriptional regulator — its product is MEWQQIVGFYQVANLGSLTRAAEATFRTQSALSQQISALEKEFGCLLFERIGKKKLVLTPAGERFLQFAQKLLGEHEQLVSEIKEIGRLHSGRLRIAAQFALLYYFFPEVVREYSQLFPHVQLTVIERAPSEVIDLVKTGEIDLGVAMESMVPKGLVAIRFRKTNTLLVTPSGHPLAGRKRVLLEDLARYPLILPPKHMKYAGHHLEQKFEALGIPYRISMEASNFFLSVRYVEMGLGIALCARGLGCESLLDKRFEIIPLDHIIEPDYAAVVVRKDKNLQPHQSGFVSLVFKKLANYSGSQAVLTEITDRFDPGSL
- a CDS encoding FAD-dependent oxidoreductase: MGRRRNIVVIGGSAAGPKAAARARRLDQNAQITIIQKEPDLSMASCGYPYYVGGFFNERTKLLSTGSGILRNPDYYLNTKGILAKPLTEATTIDCSSKKVTCRNVFAGNSEFLVYDKLIIATGSITRMPDVHGRNLNGVTTLKSISDADFLRRVRDEGKVRRAVVIGAGLIGIETSEVLQMAGIRTTVVELLPQILSFLDTQLASLIEGHIREKGASVITNMGVTKFLGKNGSLVAVKLTNGMELPCELAVIATGVSPNVGLARNAGLRIGKAGGIVVDRYMQTSDPDIYAAGDCTEQYHLIIGRNRYVPYGDLANLQGRVAGENAVVGNEVTFPGTIQSGICKVFDYAAGATGLTEDMTKELGYDDTTAVIYAGLDKPGFMNGKTVISKMIVDNRSQKIIGFQCVGPGDVSKQVAQAAIAIQGGMAVKTLVNLDLPYAPPFAQAIDSFIACAHVMENKIKGRMRGITAEDVIQKLNRGDDMFLLDVRTPGEFEALRLGIGETLIPLGELRKRLNELPKHKTKEIIVYCKTSLRAYEAERIIEAHGWNNVAIMEGGIVAWTHSRAK